A single region of the Herpetosiphon gulosus genome encodes:
- a CDS encoding amino acid ABC transporter substrate-binding protein: protein MWQQRCWLQGLAYLVIIGLLGGCVSTSANEQPLEITFGASISITGKTAKEGEYVRDGYQFFVDTLNAQGGILIGGQRYQLRLRYYDDESNLERTAELYEKLINHDQVDFLLGPYGSDATSVAVAIAEKYHIPLVSGHGSASSIYANNYHYIFSVQTPARHYLNGVIDALLAADPSLKTLALLSETDSFSQDVAQGVRDYAQQRGLNVIYHGDYPSDARDVSHHLNIIKQLQPDMLLGAGHLQEALLIVKQAKSLDVTPKAIGLSVGPLLPQFRANLQHDADYILGPTQWTPALDYHGDDVWQTPAAFAQAFRQQYPQYKSVPYQVAESAASLIVFQRAFERAGTIDRLAVRDTIKGLKLATFFGPIQFDEQGVNSAKPMAVEQLYPDGQKYTVFPQAVAEQSLLYPMPAWSQR from the coding sequence ATGTGGCAACAACGTTGTTGGCTTCAAGGCTTAGCTTATCTGGTGATCATTGGTTTGTTGGGAGGCTGCGTCAGTACCAGTGCCAACGAACAACCGCTGGAGATCACCTTTGGCGCATCGATCTCGATTACTGGAAAAACTGCCAAAGAAGGCGAATATGTGCGTGATGGGTATCAATTTTTTGTTGATACCCTAAATGCCCAAGGTGGCATTCTGATTGGCGGCCAACGCTATCAATTGCGTTTACGCTACTACGATGATGAATCGAACCTTGAACGCACAGCTGAGCTGTATGAAAAATTAATCAATCACGATCAAGTTGATTTTTTATTGGGGCCATATGGCTCGGATGCTACCAGCGTTGCCGTGGCGATCGCCGAAAAATATCATATTCCGCTGGTGTCGGGCCATGGCTCGGCCAGCAGCATTTACGCCAATAACTATCACTATATCTTCAGCGTGCAAACCCCCGCTCGTCATTACTTAAATGGCGTTATTGATGCCTTATTGGCTGCTGACCCAAGCCTCAAAACGCTGGCCCTGTTGAGCGAAACCGATTCGTTTTCGCAGGATGTTGCCCAAGGCGTGCGCGATTATGCCCAACAGCGTGGCTTAAATGTGATCTATCACGGCGATTATCCCAGCGATGCGCGTGATGTCAGCCATCACTTAAACATCATTAAGCAACTTCAGCCCGATATGTTGCTCGGGGCAGGCCATTTGCAAGAGGCGTTGTTAATCGTCAAGCAAGCCAAAAGTCTTGATGTTACGCCTAAGGCAATTGGATTAAGCGTGGGACCGTTATTGCCGCAATTTCGAGCCAATTTACAACATGATGCTGATTATATTCTTGGCCCAACTCAATGGACTCCAGCACTCGACTATCATGGCGATGATGTCTGGCAAACTCCGGCGGCCTTTGCCCAAGCCTTTCGTCAACAATACCCTCAATATAAATCGGTGCCCTATCAGGTTGCTGAGTCAGCAGCCTCATTGATTGTCTTTCAACGGGCCTTTGAGCGGGCAGGAACGATTGATCGCTTAGCGGTGCGCGATACGATTAAAGGCTTAAAGCTTGCTACTTTCTTCGGGCCGATTCAATTTGACGAGCAGGGCGTGAACAGCGCTAAACCCATGGCGGTTGAACAATTGTATCCCGATGGTCAAAAATATACGGTGTTTCCTCAAGCTGTGGCTGAACAATCACTGTTGTATCCAATGCCCGCCTGGAGTCAACGCTAG
- a CDS encoding response regulator transcription factor codes for MATQPVRVLLAEDEDVLRDFIRRNLQVRGFEVLEATNGLEALALWHTEQPQLIILDLMMPRLTGFEVCQRIREQSIVPIIVLTALDAERDKVMAFDLGADDYLCKPFGVDELLARIRAVLRRSQWSVQPQANGIKRYGELEIDLEAHSVRRAGLDVRLTPTEFALLAYLSTHPNKVLTHRMLLQHVWGDQYRDEAEYLRVYIGRLRRKLEADPSNPRHLLTEAGIGYRFVG; via the coding sequence ATGGCAACGCAGCCAGTTCGGGTATTACTTGCCGAGGACGAAGATGTTTTGCGGGATTTTATTCGGCGGAATCTCCAAGTGCGTGGGTTTGAGGTGTTGGAAGCCACCAACGGGCTTGAGGCCTTGGCGCTTTGGCATACTGAACAACCCCAATTAATTATTTTGGATTTAATGATGCCGCGTTTAACTGGCTTTGAGGTTTGTCAACGGATTCGCGAACAATCAATCGTGCCAATTATTGTGCTAACCGCCTTGGATGCCGAGCGCGATAAAGTTATGGCCTTTGATTTAGGCGCTGACGATTATTTATGTAAACCATTTGGAGTCGATGAGTTGCTGGCGCGAATTCGAGCAGTCTTGCGGCGCAGCCAATGGAGCGTTCAACCCCAAGCTAATGGGATCAAACGCTATGGCGAGTTAGAGATTGATCTTGAAGCGCATAGCGTTCGGCGAGCAGGCCTTGATGTGCGGTTAACCCCAACTGAATTTGCGCTCTTGGCATATCTCAGCACCCATCCCAATAAAGTGCTGACCCATCGCATGCTGTTGCAACATGTGTGGGGCGATCAATATCGCGACGAGGCCGAATATTTACGGGTCTATATTGGGCGTTTACGCCGCAAACTCGAAGCCGATCCCAGTAATCCGCGCCATTTGCTAACTGAAGCAGGCATCGGCTATCGTTTTGTTGGTTAG
- a CDS encoding ABC transporter ATP-binding protein: MSNIHHDSAGLTIEHLSKMYNRSAKALDDLSLSIQAGELVSFLGPSGCGKTTTLNCIAGLEHPDTGTIRVGDFVLTDSAKKLFLQPEDRQLGMVFQSYALWPHMTVADNVSFGLRVAKIASSEIKQRVATILELVGLGHVAERYPFQLSGGQQQRVALARAVVTEPRLLLLDEPLSNLDAKVREQARTWLRDIQKRLGITTVYVTHDQAEALAMSDKIAVMSAGKLEQFDTPQAIYEQPATRFVAEFIGATTFLPATVVQHAPTLSQVSLSDGTCLEVRTALKLQQHQTIDLGIRSERVQVATSDHQTNVIAGAIRSSDYLGAKWHHQVETSIGALMVETLDYTSGNVRIYLPPESLMVLKAA, translated from the coding sequence ATGAGCAACATTCATCACGATTCAGCCGGATTAACCATCGAACATCTCAGTAAAATGTATAATCGCAGTGCCAAAGCGCTTGATGATCTTAGTTTGTCGATTCAAGCAGGTGAATTGGTGAGCTTTTTGGGGCCATCTGGCTGTGGCAAAACCACCACGCTCAATTGTATTGCCGGGCTAGAACATCCCGACACTGGCACAATTCGGGTTGGCGATTTTGTGCTGACCGATAGCGCCAAAAAGCTCTTTTTGCAACCTGAAGATCGCCAGCTTGGCATGGTGTTTCAATCGTATGCACTTTGGCCGCATATGACGGTCGCCGATAATGTTAGTTTTGGCTTACGGGTCGCCAAAATCGCCAGCAGCGAGATCAAACAGCGGGTGGCAACAATTTTAGAGTTGGTAGGATTAGGCCATGTTGCCGAGCGCTATCCCTTCCAACTTTCGGGCGGGCAGCAGCAACGGGTAGCGCTGGCTCGTGCGGTGGTAACTGAACCACGCCTACTTTTGCTTGACGAGCCATTATCCAACCTTGATGCCAAAGTGCGGGAGCAAGCTCGCACATGGCTGCGCGATATTCAAAAACGCCTTGGCATTACCACCGTTTATGTGACCCATGACCAAGCTGAAGCGTTGGCGATGTCTGATAAAATTGCCGTGATGTCGGCAGGCAAGCTTGAGCAATTTGATACGCCGCAAGCAATTTATGAACAACCAGCAACCCGTTTTGTGGCCGAATTTATCGGGGCAACCACCTTTTTACCAGCAACCGTGGTTCAGCATGCGCCAACGTTGAGCCAAGTCAGCCTGAGCGATGGTACATGCCTTGAGGTGCGCACAGCGCTCAAGCTCCAACAACACCAAACAATTGATTTGGGCATTCGCTCCGAACGGGTTCAAGTGGCTACGAGTGATCATCAGACCAACGTGATTGCGGGTGCAATTCGCAGCTCGGATTATTTGGGCGCAAAATGGCATCATCAAGTTGAAACCTCAATTGGCGCATTGATGGTCGAGACGTTGGATTATACCAGTGGCAATGTACGAATTTATTTGCCGCCTGAGTCGTTGATGGTCTTGAAAGCGGCTTAA
- a CDS encoding ATP-binding protein: protein MIQWFRQSLLRQVFSGYLLFGSVIIGVGLVMNGIVRQQLMREFQASDQALGQAIAVQTDSRLQNARDSLVALAALDPEIFTASAYPAMENAFKAFKAARPDIDRVYWIDQLGHMQVSVPYDIRTLGTDFSEERIFLRASQADTPFINGGSVDLTTFNAVAIIAIPIRDQQNQFVGILATNVLLADFSQPLNLIVNQPSQQAQGLRLSMLDDRGMLIASQERERLLQPIGSEIPGVEAALQGQPTSQLGLDLQQQQWLYSSVPVPSVGWVVIVQRPASAVFQVVNRFSTWLLVVALLFAGGGWLFWLFLVRHMIHPLHHLATSYQLVEPAVNRPTTSHLSVRHDEVGTLARSLQRLDQDISKRLSELQILLETSNAVVGTLDPQTVIDTITHEVQRLVDSQAVVVLVPDDHGALRVLASTGRSKAYDQTVSVQPNDPLSPSATALRQGQPVQMLADSGEYFPASIAHQGFRALLAIPIISHHVGNVVVMVYRTNAQAFDANDLKLLLMFANYATLAWEHAVLYERSDVRLQAVAHENEQLYLAATHEKQTLAAIIDSMRDGLILAGVDDRLLVANPRARTLLALGDGAIDQLSLTEIYQRLRQQTVDQAQYDRGFAQAQTRQPQVWLLETVNDTNTTVFEIHHFHVGDQQQLIGYGLVLRDITHEHEVEQFKTTLLAAVGHELRTPLAAIKGNASTLLQDDIDWPLAEQRHFLTTISSEADRLASMVTNLLDISRFEAGLLPLQRAWYQLDQLIAAGIQRLARPIPRLELDLPTPTPAIFVDAARFEVVIRNLVANGLAYGEGFIQIQARCEQQHLIVQVRDDGPGIANHDLPYVFQRFYRAHHGIQRRSGGTGLGLAICKAFIEAHGGKIWGENDAAGTTIVLRIPIAGNTG, encoded by the coding sequence ATGATCCAATGGTTCCGACAATCACTTCTCCGCCAAGTATTCAGTGGCTATTTATTGTTTGGGAGTGTGATTATTGGGGTTGGTTTAGTGATGAATGGCATTGTTCGGCAGCAACTGATGCGTGAGTTTCAGGCCAGCGATCAAGCCTTAGGCCAAGCCATCGCCGTGCAAACCGATAGTCGGCTGCAAAATGCCCGTGATTCTTTGGTTGCGCTGGCCGCCTTAGATCCCGAAATCTTTACCGCAAGTGCTTATCCTGCCATGGAGAATGCCTTTAAGGCCTTCAAAGCAGCGCGTCCTGATATCGATCGGGTTTATTGGATCGATCAGCTTGGCCATATGCAAGTATCGGTTCCCTACGATATTCGCACGCTTGGCACTGATTTTAGTGAAGAACGGATTTTTCTGCGGGCAAGCCAAGCCGATACACCGTTTATCAATGGCGGATCAGTTGATCTAACAACATTTAATGCCGTGGCAATTATTGCGATTCCGATTCGCGATCAACAAAACCAGTTTGTCGGAATTTTAGCAACCAATGTGCTTTTGGCCGATTTTAGCCAGCCCTTAAATCTGATTGTGAATCAACCAAGCCAGCAAGCCCAAGGTCTGCGCCTAAGTATGCTTGATGATCGCGGGATGTTAATCGCTAGCCAAGAACGTGAGCGCTTACTCCAGCCGATTGGTAGCGAAATACCTGGAGTTGAGGCAGCACTGCAAGGCCAACCAACCAGCCAACTTGGGCTTGATCTCCAACAACAGCAGTGGTTATATAGCTCGGTTCCAGTTCCCAGCGTTGGTTGGGTGGTGATTGTGCAACGGCCTGCGAGTGCGGTTTTCCAAGTTGTGAATCGCTTTAGCACCTGGTTGCTGGTGGTGGCTTTACTGTTTGCAGGTGGTGGTTGGTTATTCTGGCTTTTTTTGGTGCGCCATATGATTCATCCCTTGCATCATTTGGCCACAAGCTATCAGCTGGTCGAGCCTGCGGTCAATCGCCCGACAACCAGCCATCTTAGCGTTCGCCACGATGAAGTTGGGACCCTCGCACGTTCGTTGCAACGACTTGATCAGGATATTAGCAAACGCCTGAGTGAACTTCAGATTTTATTGGAAACCTCGAATGCGGTTGTGGGCACGCTTGATCCGCAAACGGTGATTGATACGATTACCCATGAAGTGCAACGCTTAGTCGATAGCCAAGCTGTGGTAGTTTTAGTGCCCGATGATCATGGAGCGTTGCGCGTTTTAGCTAGCACAGGCCGCAGTAAAGCCTATGATCAAACCGTTTCAGTTCAACCAAATGATCCATTATCGCCCTCGGCTACAGCTTTACGTCAAGGCCAACCAGTCCAAATGTTGGCTGATAGCGGCGAGTATTTCCCAGCTTCGATTGCACATCAAGGCTTTCGCGCCTTATTAGCGATTCCAATTATTAGTCATCATGTCGGCAATGTTGTAGTGATGGTCTATCGCACCAACGCCCAAGCATTCGATGCCAATGATTTAAAATTGCTCTTGATGTTTGCCAACTATGCAACCCTAGCGTGGGAACATGCGGTGTTGTATGAACGCAGTGATGTGCGGTTGCAGGCGGTTGCCCACGAAAATGAGCAACTTTATTTGGCGGCAACCCATGAAAAACAAACCTTAGCCGCGATTATTGATAGTATGCGCGATGGGCTGATTCTGGCAGGCGTTGATGATCGCTTGCTGGTGGCCAATCCCCGCGCACGAACACTGCTAGCACTTGGCGATGGGGCAATTGACCAACTAAGTTTAACCGAGATTTATCAACGCCTACGCCAGCAAACGGTTGATCAAGCGCAGTATGATCGCGGCTTTGCCCAAGCCCAAACTCGCCAGCCCCAGGTTTGGCTGCTCGAAACGGTCAATGATACCAACACCACCGTCTTCGAGATCCACCATTTCCATGTTGGCGATCAGCAGCAGTTGATTGGCTATGGCTTGGTCTTACGCGATATTACCCATGAACATGAGGTTGAGCAATTCAAAACAACCCTGCTAGCAGCGGTTGGCCATGAGTTACGCACCCCGTTAGCCGCAATTAAAGGCAATGCTTCGACTCTGTTACAAGATGATATTGACTGGCCGCTGGCTGAACAACGCCACTTTTTAACTACCATTAGCAGCGAAGCTGATCGCTTGGCCAGCATGGTGACCAATTTGCTGGATATCTCACGCTTTGAAGCTGGGTTATTGCCGCTTCAGCGGGCATGGTATCAACTTGATCAACTGATCGCTGCGGGAATTCAGCGGCTGGCCCGCCCAATCCCACGCCTAGAGCTTGATTTGCCGACTCCGACCCCAGCGATTTTTGTTGATGCTGCTCGCTTTGAGGTTGTGATTCGCAATTTGGTTGCCAATGGTTTAGCCTATGGCGAAGGTTTTATTCAAATTCAGGCTCGTTGTGAGCAACAGCATTTAATTGTTCAGGTACGCGATGATGGCCCAGGCATCGCCAACCATGATCTTCCCTATGTTTTTCAGCGCTTTTATCGAGCACACCATGGCATTCAACGCCGTTCGGGTGGCACTGGCTTAGGATTAGCGATCTGTAAGGCCTTTATTGAAGCTCATGGCGGTAAAATCTGGGGTGAAAATGATGCAGCTGGAACAACGATAGTCTTGCGAATTCCAATCGCGGGCAACACCGGATAA
- a CDS encoding ABC transporter substrate-binding protein — translation MKSHFTRIVAQVFTVGLMASLISCGSTQTTPTVSQSAQSAQTSNADPALVEASKQEAAGILIYSIMSEKNWQPVIQGFNAKYPWIKVTTADLGAYEVFERYYTEAAGNARTADFISTTAPDGWINFIDKGEVQPYVSSEDAQIPELGKIAQGVYAASTDPMVFIWNKQLVADPPQTMAELVSMIDKDPSAMQGKLVSYDADGEGFGYGLNWFYTKAKGADGWKTLEAIGSSQPKILTSGGKMIDSVLSGESSIGYFVSNITVQPRLEAAQQLLGYSFVPDAQVVAVRGMAVTKHAASPNSAKLLIDYILSAEGQMAFSQGGLTAYRPDIAATAPLHLSQVSQAVGGEQNIIFSRPDKALADPQQRSQFLNQWKQALGRNQ, via the coding sequence ATGAAAAGCCATTTCACGCGCATTGTGGCGCAAGTGTTCACTGTCGGACTCATGGCCTCGTTGATCAGTTGTGGTAGCACGCAAACAACGCCTACCGTCAGCCAAAGTGCTCAGTCAGCCCAAACCTCAAACGCCGATCCAGCTTTAGTTGAAGCCTCAAAACAAGAAGCCGCTGGTATTTTGATTTATTCAATTATGAGTGAAAAAAATTGGCAGCCAGTGATTCAAGGCTTTAATGCCAAATATCCTTGGATCAAGGTAACGACTGCTGATTTGGGAGCCTATGAGGTATTCGAGCGCTACTACACCGAAGCGGCTGGTAATGCTCGCACTGCTGATTTTATCTCCACAACTGCGCCTGATGGCTGGATTAACTTTATCGACAAAGGCGAAGTACAGCCGTATGTTTCCAGCGAAGATGCCCAAATTCCTGAGCTTGGCAAAATTGCCCAAGGGGTCTATGCCGCCTCAACCGATCCAATGGTCTTTATTTGGAACAAGCAATTGGTCGCCGATCCGCCGCAAACCATGGCTGAACTCGTCAGCATGATCGACAAAGACCCCAGCGCCATGCAAGGCAAGTTGGTGAGCTACGATGCCGATGGCGAAGGCTTTGGCTATGGTCTCAACTGGTTTTATACCAAAGCTAAGGGTGCTGATGGCTGGAAAACTTTAGAAGCGATTGGTTCAAGCCAGCCAAAAATTTTGACCTCTGGCGGCAAAATGATCGATTCAGTGCTTTCGGGCGAATCCAGCATCGGCTACTTTGTCTCAAATATCACGGTTCAGCCACGTTTGGAAGCTGCTCAACAATTGCTTGGCTATAGTTTTGTGCCTGATGCCCAAGTTGTGGCAGTGCGTGGCATGGCAGTTACCAAACATGCGGCTAGCCCTAATTCGGCCAAATTGCTGATCGATTATATTCTTTCAGCCGAGGGGCAAATGGCCTTCTCGCAAGGTGGCTTAACCGCCTATCGCCCCGATATCGCAGCAACTGCGCCGCTGCATCTTTCGCAAGTGAGCCAAGCGGTTGGAGGCGAGCAAAATATCATCTTCTCGCGGCCCGATAAAGCTCTTGCCGATCCTCAACAACGTAGCCAGTTCCTCAATCAATGGAAACAAGCCCTCGGTCGCAACCAATAA
- a CDS encoding CaiB/BaiF CoA-transferase family protein, translated as MLPLTGITVVALEQAVAAPFATRQLADLGARVIKIERPDTGDFARHYDQAVHGLSSHFVWLNRGKQSITLDLKQPQAQAIMHQLLSTADVFIQNLAPQASQRLGFGAETLRHANPKLIVCDISGYGSSGGPYQHKKAYDLLIQCEAGAVSITGSAEQPAKVGIPIADIAGGMYAYTGILAALYQRQATGEGCQIEVALFEALAEWMGFPAYYSGYSGQNLPRTGLQHAAIAPYGAFDCADGQVFLAVQNQREWQQFCGGFLRRPALIGQPEFATVSQRVANRQALEALINQHTRNLSLDETLAQLDALGIANARLNSVLDFWQHPQLAARGRWSSVMSEVGPIQALLPPVNWSNFTPAMQGIPALGAATQAILQELGYTQTEIDTFKAQAII; from the coding sequence ATGCTGCCATTAACTGGAATTACGGTTGTCGCCCTCGAACAAGCTGTTGCCGCGCCTTTTGCCACCCGACAATTAGCTGATCTGGGGGCGCGGGTGATTAAAATCGAACGGCCTGATACAGGCGATTTTGCTCGTCACTATGATCAGGCTGTTCACGGGTTATCGTCGCATTTTGTTTGGCTGAATCGTGGTAAGCAGAGCATCACGCTCGATTTGAAGCAGCCGCAAGCGCAAGCGATTATGCACCAATTATTATCAACGGCTGATGTTTTTATTCAGAATTTAGCGCCGCAAGCCAGCCAACGCTTAGGATTTGGCGCTGAAACGCTGCGTCACGCAAATCCTAAATTGATTGTCTGTGATATTTCGGGCTATGGGAGTAGCGGCGGGCCGTATCAGCATAAAAAAGCCTATGATCTGTTGATTCAATGCGAGGCTGGTGCGGTTTCGATAACTGGCAGCGCCGAACAACCAGCCAAAGTTGGCATCCCAATTGCCGATATTGCAGGTGGAATGTATGCCTACACTGGTATCTTGGCCGCCTTATACCAGCGGCAAGCAACTGGCGAAGGCTGCCAGATCGAGGTTGCCTTATTTGAGGCTTTAGCCGAATGGATGGGCTTTCCGGCATATTACAGTGGCTATAGCGGCCAGAATTTGCCACGCACTGGCTTGCAGCATGCGGCAATTGCACCGTATGGCGCATTTGATTGTGCTGATGGGCAGGTCTTTTTGGCGGTGCAAAATCAGCGTGAGTGGCAGCAATTTTGTGGTGGTTTTTTGCGCCGACCAGCACTGATCGGGCAACCAGAATTTGCGACGGTCAGTCAGCGGGTAGCGAATCGTCAGGCTTTAGAAGCGCTAATCAATCAACATACCCGCAATTTAAGCCTTGATGAAACGCTTGCCCAGCTTGATGCTTTGGGAATTGCCAACGCCCGACTGAATAGCGTTTTGGATTTTTGGCAGCATCCGCAATTGGCGGCCCGAGGGCGCTGGAGCAGCGTGATGAGCGAGGTTGGGCCAATTCAGGCACTGCTGCCACCAGTCAATTGGTCAAACTTTACGCCAGCGATGCAAGGCATTCCAGCCTTGGGCGCTGCCACTCAGGCTATTTTGCAAGAGCTTGGCTATACGCAAACGGAGATTGACACATTCAAAGCCCAAGCCATTATCTAA
- a CDS encoding iron ABC transporter permease: MAATAQTRPIKAIAKAPRWRLDRVIQWLIALTVVGLVLFPTWPILYQSLLEKPLYEASNTLSLQNFPRVLGNPKIWQVIGNTAVFMLGSTIVGTLIGILFAVLLIRTDLPGAQWLQKLITIPYYVSALILAFGWAVMYGPQGFMTVMVREWGLPTWNLYTMPGLIVVSALYFMPLTFMYCSSSLSMADPQLESAARIAGAKPLRILLRITIPLIRPAMLYALVLTMVSSIELLSIPLVLGESAQIDVLSTFLYRTALVSGTTDYGTLAVVAIMVVLFISVLVMLQNHLMKQERRFVSVSGKISRARVLHLGWLRWPLGFVVYLFAGLTILVPLGGIILQAFTPFLSALINPFSILTMDNFKQAFEFETYRVAIINSLLIAGVGGVVATLFMAAVALLTYRSKFPMRGAVKYIAQYPRAFPGTIIGLGFLWALLSFPALGGLRNTIWILIIAYTMRYLPLGFSAMSPSILQISDELDRAARVSGTTWLGVMRHIMLPLLRPALLTTFTLLFITFLKEYSVALFLFTRGSQVIGTTMLEVWAQGGPGPAAALAVIQLLIIGVVRWLSSFIPTVKVRE, encoded by the coding sequence ATGGCAGCAACAGCCCAAACTCGCCCAATTAAGGCGATTGCGAAAGCACCCAGATGGCGGCTCGATCGGGTTATTCAATGGTTGATTGCGCTGACAGTCGTTGGCTTGGTATTGTTTCCAACTTGGCCGATTCTCTATCAAAGCCTCTTAGAAAAACCCTTGTACGAAGCCAGTAACACCCTGAGTTTGCAAAACTTTCCCCGGGTTTTGGGCAATCCCAAAATTTGGCAGGTGATCGGCAATACAGCGGTTTTTATGCTGGGCAGTACCATCGTTGGAACCTTGATTGGGATTCTGTTTGCGGTGCTCTTGATCCGTACCGATCTGCCTGGAGCACAATGGCTGCAAAAATTGATTACGATTCCCTACTATGTTTCAGCGCTGATTTTGGCTTTTGGCTGGGCAGTGATGTATGGCCCCCAAGGTTTTATGACGGTGATGGTGCGCGAATGGGGCTTGCCAACCTGGAATCTGTATACGATGCCAGGCTTGATTGTGGTCAGTGCACTCTATTTTATGCCGTTGACCTTTATGTATTGTAGTTCCTCGCTGAGCATGGCCGACCCCCAACTAGAATCAGCCGCGCGGATTGCGGGAGCAAAACCGTTGCGTATTTTGCTGCGAATTACCATCCCCTTGATTCGGCCAGCCATGCTGTATGCGCTTGTATTGACCATGGTCTCTAGCATCGAATTGCTTTCAATTCCCTTGGTGCTTGGTGAAAGCGCCCAAATTGATGTGCTTTCAACCTTTCTCTATCGCACAGCACTGGTGAGTGGGACAACCGATTATGGCACCTTGGCGGTTGTGGCAATTATGGTGGTGCTGTTTATTTCAGTCTTGGTTATGCTGCAAAACCATCTGATGAAGCAAGAACGCCGCTTTGTGTCAGTCAGCGGCAAAATCTCACGAGCGCGAGTCTTACATTTGGGATGGTTGCGCTGGCCCTTGGGATTCGTCGTCTATCTCTTTGCAGGTTTGACGATTTTGGTGCCACTTGGCGGCATTATTCTGCAAGCCTTCACGCCGTTTCTCAGCGCCCTGATCAATCCATTTTCAATTTTGACCATGGATAATTTCAAACAAGCCTTTGAATTTGAAACCTATCGGGTTGCAATTATCAATAGTTTGTTAATTGCCGGCGTTGGCGGAGTCGTAGCAACCCTCTTTATGGCAGCGGTGGCTTTGTTGACCTATCGCTCGAAATTCCCAATGCGCGGCGCAGTCAAATACATTGCCCAATATCCACGGGCTTTTCCGGGCACGATTATCGGTTTAGGCTTTTTATGGGCCTTGCTCTCGTTTCCAGCCTTGGGTGGCTTGCGCAATACAATTTGGATTTTGATTATTGCCTATACCATGCGCTATTTACCATTAGGATTTAGTGCGATGAGTCCCTCGATTTTACAAATCTCCGATGAGCTTGATCGGGCGGCGCGGGTGAGTGGCACAACCTGGCTGGGTGTGATGCGTCATATTATGCTGCCATTGCTGCGGCCAGCGCTACTTACGACCTTCACCCTCTTATTTATCACCTTTTTAAAAGAATACTCGGTAGCGTTGTTTTTGTTCACTCGTGGCTCGCAAGTGATCGGCACAACCATGCTGGAGGTTTGGGCCCAAGGTGGGCCTGGCCCCGCCGCTGCTTTGGCTGTAATTCAATTATTAATTATTGGGGTTGTGCGCTGGCTAAGTAGCTTTATTCCGACGGTCAAAGTTCGCGAATAA